GGAATGGTTTTAATAGTTCCTGCGACCACCACCGCCGCCACGAGGGGGACCACCGCGTCTGCCGCCGCCGCCACCGCCGCCGCCGCCCCCAAACGACTTTTCACGAGGCGGGCGCGCTTCACTGACGGCAATAGCGCGCTGGTTGACTTCGAGATTATTCAACCGTTCAATGGCTTCTTTTGCTGCCTCTTCGGTTTCCATCTCGACAAAACCAAATCCTTTGGACCGACCTGAAACGCGATCCGTAATAATGTTCACCGACACAACCGGCCCAACCTCGACA
The nucleotide sequence above comes from Candidatus Saccharimonadales bacterium. Encoded proteins:
- a CDS encoding RNA-binding protein, which produces MNKKLYVGNLSYQTTEDELQQLFVEVGPVVSVNIITDRVSGRSKGFGFVEMETEEAAKEAIERLNNLEVNQRAIAVSEARPPREKSFGGGGGGGGGGRRGGPPRGGGGGRRNY